Proteins encoded by one window of Eremothecium cymbalariae DBVPG#7215 chromosome 1, complete sequence:
- the CWH41 gene encoding mannosyl-oligosaccharide glucosidase (similar to Ashbya gossypii AFR483C) has protein sequence MPRYKLSLLLSIICFQFVLPAFCQTEFEEFDKFNNDSLLWGAYRANCYFGVRPRYVNEDAFIMGLMWMNSMNPAAADKLRHFVDMGDNMAKYGWELYDPRVGGKQVIIDKENNMNLTIYFVKSQDGQNWGFRVRGEALDPTSSLISGSIIYYMNQEGDRATNYLLSDKYGLDKAKQLHGMSAELGEYEVQIFTTKGHPYSLAEAITPDCDPSTTSHVSMTVPGEETWKAKEIFKMLILDSLKEHMVALREKLNPLLLPSALTVRNIHKFQPGNFHYIQKTFDLSKGPFEVDFIYNKVNSNERLEKLDHLIQPMMNKIRTNFEKRFQIRDEKTKQFGIQTLSNLLGGLSYFHGKQIVDRVSELDEESFETISLNHPEEEGPLSLFTFVPSRAFFPRGFYWDEGFHLLQVMEYDFDLAFEVLRSWVQLIEDDSGWIARELILGQEARSKVPEEFRTQNPNIANPPTLALAFSELLQKATSDGMYKSDFDQQYNDGLGGDQLRNNHELLIQYSERIYEKFLIHFEWFRKTQRGMVEEYLELSDINDDLVNVEEGYRWVGRTFTHCLPSGFDDYPRAIPPDIAELHVDALSWVGIMARSLKQAAQVLGKYSDAENFQVIEDNVIENLEYFHWSKEHKSYCDITINDEADVRKFVCHEGYVSLLPFALKLIPRNNQVRLKHMIKLMSDPEKIFSEFGLLSLSKQDKYYDTAEIYWRGPIWVNINYLCLDALRSYFGDKEANSIVDPTLLKQAKSLYRDLRKNLLTNIVEVWDKDGFCYEQYNHKDGHGQRVQHFTGWTSLAVNIAGIFPETI, from the coding sequence ATGCCAAGATACAAATTGTCACTTTTACTGTctattatttgttttcaatttgttttacCCGCCTTCTGCCAGACTGAATTCGAGGAATTCGACAAGTTTAATAATGATTCCTTACTTTGGGGAGCATACAGGGCCAATTGCTATTTTGGCGTGAGGCCCCGGTACGTAAATGAAGATGCATTTATTATGGGGCTGATGTGGATGAACTCGATGAATCCAGCTGCGGCAGACAAGCTACGGCACTTTGTTGATATGGGAGATAATATGGCAAAGTATGGATGGGAATTATACGATCCAAGAGTTGGAGGGAAACaagttattattgataaaGAGAACAATATGAACTTAACtatatattttgttaaaagTCAGGATGGACAAAACTGGGGCTTTAGGGTTCGTGGCGAAGCATTAGATCCCACCAGTTCACTAATCAGTGGATCAATTATTTACTACATGAACCAGGAAGGAGACAGAGCTACGAACTATTTATTGTCTGATAAATATGGGCTTGATAAAGCAAAACAACTTCATGGTATGTCAGCTGAATTAGGCGAATATGAAGTCCAAATTTTTACTACCAAGGGTCATCCATATTCTCTTGCAGAGGCCATAACTCCTGATTGCGatccttcaacaacatcGCATGTTTCCATGACCGTACCCGGTGAAGAAACATGGAAAGCTAAGGAgatttttaaaatgttgATTTTAGATTCTTTGAAAGAACATATGGTTGCTTTGCGGGAAAAATTAAATCCATTGCTCCTTCCTAGTGCGCTAACTGTGAGGAACATCCATAAATTTCAACCTGGTAACTTCCATTATATCCAGAAGACATTCGATTTGTCTAAGGGACCGTTTGAGGTCGATTTTATTTACAATAAGGTTAATTCAAATGAGCGGCTAGAAAAGCTAGACCATCTAATACAGCCTATGATGAATAAGATTCGTACTAACTTCGAAAAGAGGTTTCAAATTCGTGATGAGAAAACCAAACAATTCGGAATTCAaacattatcaaatttACTAGGGGGATTAAGCTATTTCCATGGGAAGCAAATAGTTGATAGAGTATCTGAACTTGATGAAGAAAGTTTTGAAACGATTAGCTTGAACCATCCCGAGGAGGAAGGCCCACTTAGCTTATTCACATTCGTTCCAAGTAGAGCATTTTTCCCCAGAGGATTTTATTGGGATGAGGGGTTTCATTTACTGCAGGTGATGGAatatgattttgatttagCATTTGAAGTTTTACGTAGCTGGGTTCAACTTATTGAAGACGATAGCGGTTGGATTGCTAGAGAATTGATTTTAGGACAGGAAGCTAGAAGTAAAGTACCTGAAGAATTCCGAACGCAAAACCCAAATATAGCCAACCCTCCAACTTTAGCATTGGCTTTTAGTGAGTTGTTGCAAAAAGCCACATCTGATGGAATGTATAAGTCTGATTTTGACCAGCAATATAATGATGGCTTGGGCGGTGACCAATTGAGAAATAACCATGAGCTGCTTATTCAATATTCTGAAAGGATTTacgaaaagtttttgattcaTTTTGAGTGGTTCAGAAAGACCCAACGGGGTATGGTGGAGGAATATTTGGAGTTATCTGATATCAATGATGATCTAGTAAATGTGGAGGAAGGTTATAGATGGGTGGGGCGAACCTTCACTCACTGCCTGCCAAGTGGTTTTGATGACTATCCGCGTGCTATACCTCCAGATATTGCAGAACTGCATGTAGATGCACTTTCCTGGGTTGGAATCATGGCAAGGTCTTTGAAACAGGCAGCTCAAGTCTTAGGTAAGTATTCAGATGCGGaaaatttccaagttattgaagataatgTTATTGAGAACTTagaatattttcattggAGCAAAGAGCACAAAAGCTATTGTGATATCACAATCAATGATGAAGCCGATGTACGCAAGTTTGTTTGCCATGAAGGCTATGTATCGTTGCTGCCATTTGcattaaaattaatacCGCGCAACAACCAAGTTCGTCTAAAGCATATGATTAAACTAATGAGTGATCctgaaaaaatattcagTGAGTTTGGCCTTCTATCTCTATCAAAACAGGATAAGTACTATGACACTGCGGAGATATACTGGCGTGGCCCTATTTGGGTTAACATCAACTATTTATGCCTGGATGCCTTACGCTCTTACTTCGGTGACAAGGAGGCTAATTCAATAGTGGATCCTACTCTATTGAAACAAGCAAAGTCATTATACCGTGATCTACGTAAGAACTTATTGACAAATATCGTCGAAGTTTGGGATAAGGATGGCTTTTGTTATGAACAGTATAATCACAAAGACGGTCATGGCCAAAGAGTACAACATTTCACGGGATGGACGTCCTTAGCTGTTAATATTGCTGGAATATTTCCGGAGACTATTTAA
- the TRP5 gene encoding tryptophan synthase TRP5 (similar to Ashbya gossypii AFR485C), which translates to MSELLKQTFANAKREGRRALITFMTAGYPTMDDTVNIMKGFQDGGVDIIELGLPFTDPLADGPTIQVSNSTALQGGITMKKTLELLRQARDAGVVIPVLLMGYFNPILNYGEEVFIRDAAEAGANGFLIVDLPPEEAVNIRGFVRKNGLSLVPLVAPSTTDERLDLMAQLADTFIYVVSRMGTTGARHQVSSALPELIHRVRSHVGDMNLAVGFGVSNKEQFDFVATLADGVVIGSKVIDLVGATEDKDKYNIVKNYTEEILGGVKHPLLSKDEFERMHRESINGSDLEESLDFSEKQRRFPPNFGVFGGQYIPEVMHGCMRQLELAFEHAVDDLKFWEEFKSLYPYIGRPSTLHKAERLTEYCGGAQIWLKREDLNHTGSHKINNAIGQVLLAKRLGKKKIIAETGAGQHGVATATACAKFGMECTIFMGAEDVRRQALNVFRIKLLGAEVVVVQNGSKTLRDATSEAFRYWVSNLETTHYIVGSAIGPHPYPTLVRTFQSVIGNETKQQFAELNGGKLPDAIVACVGGGSNASGMFSPFEHDPVKLLGIEAGGQGMDTKFHSATLTSGRPGVLHGVKTYVLQDEDGQVNNTHSISAGLDYPAVGPELASWKASGRVEFTAATDAQAVEAFRLLSQLEGIIPALESSHAIYGAIQLAKTMKPDQSLIINISGRGDKDVQTIAEVLPKIGPEIGWDLRFQADPSI; encoded by the coding sequence ATGTCGGAATTGTTAAAGCAGACTTTTGCAAATGCCAAAAGGGAGGGTCGTCGTGCATTGATCACGTTTATGACTGCTGGGTATCCGACGATGGACGATACGGTTAATATCATGAAGGGGTTTCAAGATGGAGGGGTTGATATTATTGAGCTAGGTTTGCCGTTTACTGATCCGCTTGCAGATGGACCTACTATTCAGGTGTCGAATAGCACTGCATTGCAGGGAGGTATTACGATGAAAAAAACGCTTGAGCTTCTTCGCCAGGCTAGGGATGCGGGTGTTGTAATTCCGGTACTGTTGATGGGATATTTCAATCCGATTCTGAATTATGGGGAGGAGGTTTTCATTCGGGATGCGGCGGAGGCAGGAGCCAACGGGTTTCTGATTGTTGATTTACCGCCTGAGGAAGCTGTGAATATCCGGGGGTTTGTTAGGAAGAATGGATTGAGTTTGGTGCCTTTGGTAGCACCTTCCACAACTGATGAGCGGTTGGATTTGATGGCTCAGCTTGCAGATACATTCATTTATGTTGTGTCAAGGATGGGTACTACGGGTGCTAGGCACCAGGTTTCTTCTGCTCTGCCTGAACTGATCCATCGTGTGAGGTCTCATGTGGGGGATATGAACTTAGCTGTGGGATTTGGtgtttcaaataaagaGCAGTTTGATTTTGTCGCTACTTTGGCGGACGGTGTTGTTATTGGTTCAAAGGTTATTGACTTGGTTGGTGCTACTGAGGATAAAGACAAGTACAATATTGTAAAGAATTACACTGAGGAAATATTGGGTGGCGTCAAGCATCCTTTGTTATCTAAGGATGAGTTTGAAAGGATGCATCGTGAATCTATAAATGGGTCTGATTTGGAGGAATCCCTCGATTTCTCTGAGAAGCAACGGAGGTTTCCTCCCAATTTTGGAGTTTTCGGAGGTCAGTACATCCCCGAAGTGATGCATGGATGTATGAGGCAATTAGAGTTGGCTTTTGAACATGCGGTAGATGATCTGAAGTTCTGGGAAGAGTTCAAGAGCTTATACCCCTATATTGGAAGGCCTTCCACCCTTCACAAAGCAGAAAGATTGACTGAATATTGTGGAGGTGCACAGATTTGGCTCAAGAGAGAAGATTTGAACCATACTGGTTCCcacaaaatcaacaacgCTATCGGTCAAGTTTTGCTTGCGAAAAGGCTGGGcaagaaaaagattattGCTGAAACAGGTGCAGGGCAGCATGGTGTGGCTACGGCCACAGCTTGTGCTAAATTTGGTATGGAATGTACTATTTTCATGGGTGCAGAAGATGTACGTCGTCAGGCGTTGAATGTTTTTAGGATCAAGCTGCTTGGTGCAGaggttgttgttgtgcAAAACGGTTCTAAAACTTTGAGAGATGCGACTTCTGAGGCATTCCGTTACTGGGTTTCGAATCTTGAAACTACCCATTATATCGTTGGATCTGCTATTGGCCCGCACCCTTATCCTACTTTGGTGAGAACATTCCAAAGTGTGATAGGTAATGAAACTAAACAACAGTTTGCTGAGTTAAATGGCGGTAAACTACCAGATGCTATAGTTGCATGTGTTGGCGGAGGTTCGAACGCTTCAGGGATGTTTTCTCCCTTTGAACATGATCCTGTAAAGCTTTTGGGTATTGAGGCCGGCGGTCAAGGGATGGATACGAAGTTCCATTCTGCAACATTAACCTCCGGGAGACCTGGTGTCCTTCATGGTGTAAAAACTTATGTTCTacaagatgaagatggtcAGGTAAACAACACGCACTCTATCTCAGCAGGTCTGGATTACCCTGCTGTTGGGCCAGAATTGGCATCCTGGAAGGCCTCAGGTCGTGTAGAATTCACCGCAGCAACCGATGCTCAAGCTGTTGAAGCATTTAGGTTACTATCCCAATTAGAAGGTATTATTCCCGCATTAGAATCCTCTCATGCTATATATGGCGCGATTCAATTAGCCAAAACTATGAAACCTGATCAGAGTTTgattatcaatatttctgGTAGAGGTGACAAGGATGTTCAAACTATCGCAGAAGTATTGCCCAAAATAGGTCCTGAAATTGGATGGGATCTAAGGTTCCAGGCTGATCCTTCTATCTAG
- the PGD1 gene encoding Pgd1p (similar to Ashbya gossypii AFR486C), which yields MATVEEILSAKLTLEELKEKLANNDESKSAISGQIQLVKHNVLPLRLSFNDFLKTMSQIEHLNDKSPQEKFLLIRAKVLELYGKLKELVRDFQKLMPLLDTMAVFSESNEQKFYPLETLNLLPDPIKSTASPSYKKAVNKSNAETPSSNAATPSAALSSNNVVLVGPQAKNQRRPRTNNKRQPSGTASAAPSAGSAGSAPISGATPMMISGVSPLNMVASPLNGISPNRKPQQPHHQTTPTAATLSIHSSQQKQIAMQGKGTPSKTPVLSAANLTPQSILTMSAFENNANSIPTSTLSINSGPNQATMGFSADLDNLDLNALELGSLNMDLLG from the coding sequence ATGGCGACTGTGGAAGAAATTCTCTCTGCGAAGCTAACGCTAGAGGAGCTGAAGGAGAAGTTGGCgaataatgatgaaagTAAGAGTGCTATTAGTGGGCAAATCCAGTTGGTGAAGCATAATGTGTTACCGCTTAGGCTTTCATTCAATGACTTCCTGAAAACCATGTCTCAAATTGAACACCTTAATGACAAATCACCACAGGAAAAGTTCCTACTGATACGAGCGAAAGTTCTTGAACTGTACGGCAAGTTAAAAGAATTGGTGAGAGATTTCCAAAAGTTGATGCCACTTTTGGATACGATGGCTGTTTTTTCAGAAAGTAATGAACAAAAGTTTTACCCCCTTGAGACTCTCAATCTCCTACCAGATCCTATTAAATCGACTGCTTCGCCTTCCTATAAAAAGGCAGTTAACAAATCCAATGCTGAGACCCCGAGCAGCAACGCTGCCACACCGTCCGCGGCCCTTTCTTCCAACAACGTTGTGCTTGTTGGACCGCAAGCTAAAAACCAACGGAGGCCTCGCACAAATAACAAAAGGCAACCCTCAGGTACTGCCAGCGCTGCTCCAAGCGCTGGCAGTGCAGGCAGCGCACCGATCTCTGGTGCCACGCCTATGATGATATCTGGTGTGTCCCCGCTAAACATGGTAGCTAGTCCTCTCAATGGTATCTCTCCCAACAGAAAACCTCAGCAGCCTCATCACCAGACAACCCCTACTGCAGCAACTCTGTCAATTCACTCTTCTCAGCAGAAACAAATTGCCATGCAGGGAAAAGGCACCCCAAGTAAAACCCCAGTCCTCAGCGCCGCAAACCTAACTCCTCAAAGCATCTTGACCATGTCCGCTTTCGAAAATAACGCAAACTCTATACCAACCTCCACACTTTCCATTAACAGTGGGCCTAACCAAGCCACAATGGGATTTTCGGCTGACCTGGATAACCTTGATCTAAATGCCCTTGAATTGGGCTCACTTAATATGGATTTACTGGGATAA
- a CDS encoding uncharacterized protein (similar to Ashbya gossypii AFR487C) produces MHQPMVVNRTIMDRISNDEDRRARRCAKFSTASRDAILNDPLADRGLLSRMTKSNEMIERLQRDNFARETLFNDILQLYNSDPDAELISHGLRKLREIIISTFDKTKNDDASYRLAWRVYKLSVEYYTTNKQWQKAISCLEFITDNFPADTFPETAEYTACILVYKSYIENDSPTALNLLTTHLYDNEKLFSVCLRLVVIWATQCDPPNNWYKLLQDVDETPILKTFLTRLPILKLHQTETLKLISKSYHQLPLQFMETYWFCGLGRQLREEVCQHWTVSTDGIRNTQLILFKKLKRAH; encoded by the coding sequence ATGCATCAACCAATGGTCGTGAATCGAACAATAATGGATCGTATAAgtaatgatgaagataggAGGGCTAGGCGATGTGCCAAATTTTCAACGGCGTCAAGGGATGCAATCCTCAACGATCCTCTCGCTGATCGCGGATTGCTGAGCAGAATGACCAAATCCAACGAAATGATAGAAAGGCTACAACGGGACAATTTTGCCAGGGAAACCTTGTTTAACGACATTCTACAACTTTATAATAGCGATCCAGATGCTGAATTGATCTCGCATGGATTAAGGAAACTACGAGAAATCATCATTAGCACTTTCGACAAAACCAAGAACGATGACGCCTCCTACCGTCTCGCGTGGCGAGTGTATAAGTTATCCGTCGAATACTACACCACTAATAAGCAATGGCAGAAGGCGATTTCATGTCTGGAATTTATCACGGATAATTTTCCTGCTGATACTTTCCCTGAGACGGCAGAGTACACGGCATGCATTTTGGTGTACAAATCTTACATCGAAAACGACTCTCCCACGGCCCTAAATCTGCTGACGACGCATCTCTACGATAACGAAAAACTGTTCTCAGTATGTTTACGACTGGTTGTGATTTGGGCAACCCAATGCGACCCCCCAAACAACTGGTATAAGCTTCTCCAAGACGTCGATGAAACACCGATTCTCAAGACTTTTCTTACAAGGCTCCCAATCCTTAAACTGCACCAAACTGAAACCCTGAAGTTGATCAGCAAGTCATACCACCAGTTACCCCTGCAATTCATGGAAACTTATTGGTTTTGCGGTCTAGGAAGACAACTCCGAGAAGAAGTATGCCAGCATTGGACAGTATCAACGGATGGCATCAGGAACACCCaattaattttattcaaGAAGCTAAAAAGGGCGCATTAG
- the FMT1 gene encoding methionyl-tRNA formyltransferase (similar to Ashbya gossypii AFR488W) produces MIAWSQNDKLESHYPIEQRTPMSPGLPRYFTSKVIVSKPLNVLFFGSDHFSVHSLNALASLKHNDAIDRIQVVTRSAKSCGRYMKEVRDQPIVRASELLALDKVIRCDSTADMLALRNIAPQFDLIVAVSFGKLIPQQLITDIAHSLNVHPSLLPRYRGASPIQYALLNQDMVTGVTVQTLHPTKFDHGNIVAQTAPLNIQELLRRGKINHFEEDVPEKVQILMDQLGIEGGNLLAYTIKNGLYTNPPSIPPHQYEPSLAPKITTDMRRARWQTDTVSKLLAKHYAFGTLHAFKTVLPKRNRNPEQKRILFQNFHLHSYLPTQQMQDSNSLKEPGSFIYDEMHNRIIIQLTDGQIACSTIQFQGFKPETPSKFMNHYSKRCGKLVDQKFE; encoded by the coding sequence ATGATTGCCTGGTCCCAAAACGACAAACTAGAGAGCCATTATCCAATTGAGCAAAGAACACCTATGTCTCCAGGTCTTCCTAGATATTTTACCTCAAAGGTTATTGTCAGTAAACCTTTGAACGTGCTTTTCTTTGGATCAGACCATTTCAGTGTGCATTCGCTGAATGCTTTAGCCTCTCTGAAGCACAACGATGCCATCGATAGAATACAAGTGGTCACCAGATCAGCAAAGTCATGCGGCAGGTACATGAAAGAAGTGAGGGATCAACCAATTGTACGTGCAAGCGAGCTGCTAGCACTTGACAAGGTAATTAGATGCGACAGTACAGCTGATATGTTGGCTCTGCGTAACATTGCACCGCAATTCGACCTTATAGTTGCCGTATCTTTTGGCAAGTTGATACCTCAACAATTGATCACAGACATCGCCCATTCTCTGAACGTACATCCCTCGTTACTTCCCAGATATAGAGGGGCTTCCCCAATTCAATATGCCTTACTGAACCAGGACATGGTTACGGGCGTTACAGTGCAGACTCTCCATCCCACCAAGTTTGATCACGGAAACATTGTAGCCCAGACAGCACCACTCAACATACAGGAACTGCTTCGCAGAGGCAAAATAAACCACTTCGAAGAAGACGTACCGGAAAAAGTTCAAATACTAATGGATCAACTTGGAATCGAAGGCGGTAATCTACTAGCCTATACCATTAAGAATGGGCTCTACACAAATCCACCCTCCATTCCTCCACATCAATACGAACCAAGCCTGGCCCCAAAAATTACAACAGACATGCGCAGAGCACGTTGGCAGACAGATACCGTTTCCAAGCTACTTGCGAAACACTACGCTTTTGGAACCCTACACGCCTTCAAGACAGTTCTACCAAAACGTAACAGGAACCcagaacaaaaaagaatccTATTCCAAAACTTCCACTTGCACTCTTATCTTCCCACACAACAAATGCAAGATTCCAATTCCCTTAAAGAACCTGGTTCGTTCATCTACGATGAGATGCACAATCGCataataatacaacttACAGACGGACAGATAGCCTGTTCTACAATCCAGTTCCAAGGGTTCAAACCAGAGACACCATCAAAGTTTATGAACCACTACAGCAAGCGGTGCGGCAAACTAGTGGATCAGAAATTCGAATAA
- the SCT1 gene encoding bifunctional glycerol-3-phosphate/glycerone-phosphate O-acyltransferase SCT1 (similar to Ashbya gossypii AFR489W), whose product MDIPLASKESPADCSSACPSGVTAIGSGFTSTTGSSPVYEAKQEGSNDDGYIYKEIPLWNKIVYDIFLWIFGAVFNCFFRDVRTRDGYKIPQNGPIIFVAAPHANQFVDPVILMTQVKKLTNRRISFLVANNSMKRLVVGFLARCAMSIGVARAQDNLSPAKGKIRLAPDNPRKLIGIDTEFTKFQVKGLIGLPKSLGNIDIESIESDTELTLRKEFRLQKPEVKAVLLKGTSFKYAPKVDQSNVYHHVFEHLAHDQCIGIFPEGGSHDRTDLLPLKAGVAIMALGCMHRHPGVSVKIVPCGMNYFHPHKFRSRAVIEIGSPIEISAELVSKYGNPETNKEAVRELLNTITEGLKAVTLSCPDYETLMVIQAARRLYAGRVSSKLPLPLVVEMNRRLMKGYEAFKDDPRIIKVKKAVLVYNDHLRHYNLPDHQVEHAQINFSSNLSLLLFRSISLLFAAVLALPGIFMFSPVFIIAKRLSNKKAAEALAASTVKIKAKDVIATWKILVSLGVAPSLYTFWSILIVWYFRNSYTKDRYIFSFIVAYSCSALLTYSALFVGDIGMDIFKSLRPLYLSLTTPECLKSLQEERCVIAEQITEIVNILGPQLFPDFDAEVLEKKYHSSSVSVEDEEDRKTQELKRRRLLRKKQEKAAVQRESFTLVEDSYEEMTTDDDSDALSMVNSDNSLSNIPIFSSVHRSGSVSSVSTMSSGFEIDENVKDNGLSNMIIDAIRQNRKIE is encoded by the coding sequence ATGGATATTCCGTTAGCTTCGAAAGAAAGCCCTGCTGATTGTAGTAGTGCCTGTCCATCAGGTGTTACTGCCATTGGTTCAGGGTTTACATCAACTACAGGCAGTTCTCCGGTGTATGAAGCCAAGCAAGAGGGCAGTAATGATgatggatatatatacaaggAGATACCGTTATGGAATAAGATAGtttatgatatttttttgtggATTTTTGGTGCAGTGTTCAACTGTTTCTTTAGAGACGTTAGGACTCGTGATGGGTATAAGATACCTCAAAACGGGCCCATAATCTTTGTTGCAGCACCTCATGCTAATCAATTTGTTGATCCTGTAATTTTGATGACTCAAGTGAAGAAGCTAACCAATAGGCGTATTTCATTCTTGGTTGCGAATAACTCGATGAAGAGACTAGTAGTAGGGTTTTTAGCTCGATGTGCTATGTCGATCGGCGTTGCAAGGGCACAAGATAACCTAAGTCCGGCAAAGGGTAAGATTAGATTAGCTCCCGATAACCCCCGTAAGCTTATTGGAATTGACACTGAGTTTACGAAGTTTCAAGTCAAGGGTTTAATTGGGCTACCAAAATCATTGGGAAATATAGATATTGAGTCCATTGAATCAGATACTGAGTTAACTTTAAGAAAGGAATTTCGGCTGCAGAAGCCAGAGGTCAAGGCTGTATTATTGAAAGGTACTTCTTTCAAGTATGCTCCTAAGGTCGACCAGTCAAATGTATATCATCATGTATTTGAACATTTGGCCCATGACCAATGTATTGGTATTTTCCCAGAGGGAGGTTCACATGACAGGACTGACCTATTACCTCTCAAAGCGGGCGTTGCCATTATGGCTTTAGGTTGTATGCATCGTCATCCAGGGGTTAGCGTCAAGATTGTCCCTTGTGGgatgaattattttcatCCTCATAAATTTAGATCGAGAGCTGTTATAGAAATTGGAAGCCCAATAGAAATTTCTGCTGAGCTGGTCAGCAAGTATGGCAATCCAGAAACCAATAAGGAGGCTGTAAgagaattgttgaatacCATTACCGAGGGTTTGAAGGCTGTGACTTTATCCTGCCCGGATTACGAAACTTTGATGGTTATACAGGCTGCAAGAAGATTATACGCAGGCCGTGTATCATCAAAACTTCCTTTGCCGTTGGTGGTGGAAATGAACAGACGTTTGATGAAGGGTTATGAAGCATTTAAGGACGATCCAAGAATTATAAAAGTTAAGAAGGCTGTTTTGGTTTACAACGATCATTTGAGACATTACAACCTCCCGGATCACCAAGTGGAGCATGCACAGATCAACTTCTCAAGCAACTTGagcttgttgttgtttagATCCATAAGCTTGTTATTTGCTGCCGTTTTGGCACTACCAGGTATCTTTATGTTTTCTCCAGTTTTCATTATTGCCAAGAGACTGTCGAATAAGAAAGCCGCAGAGGCCTTGGCTGCCTCGACTGTTAAAATAAAGGCTAAAGACGTTATCGCGACGTGGAAAATTTTGGTTAGTCTTGGTGTCGCTCCATCGTTGTACACATTCTGGTCCATATTAATAGTGTGGTACTTCCGCAACAGCTATACCAAAGATAGGTATATTTTTAGCTTTATTGTCGCCTATAGTTGTTCAGCTCTGCTCACATACTCCGCTCTATTTGTTGGAGATATTGGTATGgatatattcaaatcaTTAAGGCCGTTATATCTATCTTTAACAACTCCGGAGTGCCTAAAGTCTTTACAAGAGGAACGCTGTGTTATTGCAGAGCAAATTACTGAAATAGTTAATATATTGGGTCCCCAGCTATTCCCTGACTTTGATGCCGAAGTcttggaaaagaaatatcACTCTAGTAGTGTCTCTGtagaggatgaagaagacaGAAAGACCCAAGAATTAAAGAGGCGCAGATTATTAAGGAAGAAGCAAGAAAAGGCTGCTGTACAGAGGGAGAGCTTCACTCTCGTAGAAGATTCATACGAAGAAATGACTACTGATGATGACAGTGATGCCCTGTCGATGGTCAACAGTGACAATTCGTTATCGAACataccaatattttcaagTGTACATAGATCCGGATCAGTTTCTAGTGTAAGCACAATGTCTTCCGGATTCGAGATTGACGAAAATGTTAAAGACAACGGATTAAGCAACATGATAATTGATGCCATCAGGCAAAATCGAAAAATCGAGTAA